From the genome of Uranotaenia lowii strain MFRU-FL chromosome 1, ASM2978415v1, whole genome shotgun sequence, one region includes:
- the LOC129750433 gene encoding lysosomal Pro-X carboxypeptidase: MFRQDVSILVGVTILCLLGMSTGTNYQYQIKFLDVPLDHFSYVNDSLTFKLRYLINDTYDPTGSGPILFYTGNEGDIELFAQNTGFMWEIAPKLKASLVFAEHRFYGKTLPFGNASYESPKHLGYLSSEQALADFAHLLTEINPIVPGRRNRPVIAFGGSYGGMLAAWIRMKYPHLVNGAIAASAPIRQFYTDCGIFNQILTTVFKTAYKEECASNIARSWDALRNYSSTAEGLKTLQDKFKFCNNVTKAEDITGTFFDYMNDVYGNLAMINYPYNSTFLAPVPAYPVREFCGRLAQNYTGLELINHLQDALSIYTNYTGTTKCLNIASAYDSKMGDQGWNFQSCTEMYMPMCAKGPGKDMFPKQPWDDKKYSDNCFKQFGVRPRNKAALAIYGGQYLDDASNIVFSNGLMDPWSGGGVLRSNNPSITVILIPEGAHHIDLRAANEKDPGSVIASRQIHLQNIQKWIKQHSKRRV, encoded by the exons ATGTTCCGACAGGATGTGTCCATCCTAGTGGGCGTCACCATACTCTGTCTACTGGGAATGTCCACAGGTACCAATTACCAGTACCAGATCAAGTTTCTCGATGTGCCTTTGGACCACTTTAGCTACGTCAATGACAGCCTCACTTTTAAGTTAAG gtATCTGATCAACGACACCTACGACCCAACCGGATCTGGTCCAATTCTATTCTACACCGGAAATGAGGGTGACATTGAACTGTTCGCTCAGAACACTGGTTTCATGTGGGAGATTGCTCCTAAATTGAAGGCTTCGCTCGTTTTTGCCGAACATCGATTCTACGGCAAGACGCTTCCGTTTGGGAATGCTTCCTACGAGTCCCCGAAACACCTGGGTTACCTGTCGTCGGAACAAGCGCTGGCAGATTTCGCCCATTTGCTAACTGAGATTAATCCCATTGTTCCGGGTCGTCGGAATCGGCCAGTGATAGCTTTCGGTGGTTCGTACGGTGGGATGTTGGCTGCCTGGATCCGTATGAAGTATCCCCACTTGGTGAATGGGGCCATTGCTGCTTCGGCACCAATTCGGCAGTTCTATACCGATTGTGGCATTTTCAATCAGATCTTGACCACGGTTTTTAAAACGGCTTACAAAGAAGAGTGTGCTTCAAATATCGCAAGGTCTTGGGATGCCCTCCGAAATTATTCTTCAACAGCCGAGGGATTGAAAACGTTGCAGGATAAGTTCAAGTTTTGTAACAATGTTACAAAAGCCGAAGACATCACTGGAACGTTTTTCGATTATATGAATGACGTTTACGGGAACCTGGCTATGATCAATTATCCTTACAATAGCACCTTCCTGGCCCCAGTTCCGGCATATCCAGTGAGAGAGTTCTGTGGGCGTCTGGCGCAGAACTACACCGGACTAGAGCTGATAAACCATCTGCAAGATGCCTTGAGTATCTACACCAACTACACCGGAACGACCAAGTGTCTGAACATCGCATCGGCCTACGACAGCAAGATGGGAGACCAGGGATGGAACTTCCAGTCCTGCACCGAAATGTACATGCCAATGTGTGCCAAGGGACCCGGCAAGGATATGTTTCCGAAGCAGCCGTGGGACGATAAAAAGTACTCGGACAATTGTTTCAAACAGTTCGGGGTGCGACCTCGCAACAAGGCTGCTCTTGCCATCTACGGTGGACAATATTTGGA TGACGCATCGAACATCGTGTTCAGCAACGGGCTGATGGATCCGTGGTCCGGAGGTGGTGTCCTGCGTTCAAATAATCCCAGCATCACGGTGATTTTGATTCCGGAAGGTGCACACCACATCGATTTACGTGCCGCAAACGAAAAAGATCCCGGCTCGGTCATCGCTTCACGTCAGATCCATTTGCAAAACATCCAAAAGTGGATCAAGCAGCACTCCAAACGGCGAGTCTAG
- the LOC129750459 gene encoding 39S ribosomal protein L9, mitochondrial-like → MFRGLTGALSGLSLFSAGQIFSQQTRNTFILKRRTPPKLYKKNQKPEKLKGRHFVYELVEDTTIKKKPNLEVVLTAFVEGIGSKGDVVSLKPNEAYNKLLLPGLAVYKTPEAIAKYATEKDVQEEQLHSSAQAARTVSKIEETILAVVMNKDQPWVIERWHIKVALRKAGIYVPEDAITLPETPITGPDLLKQNKEFICTVTVNNLEQARLRCRIHHWSTDPSERLPYVFEHWKNQAEPLFGNDSAPQPKTSPAS, encoded by the exons ATGTTCCGTGGTTTGACCGGAGCCCTTTCCGGCTTATCCCTTTTCTCGGCGGGTCAAATTTTCAGTCAACAGACACGG AACACTTTCATCCTCAAGCGTCGCACGCCACCGAAGCTAtacaagaaaaaccaaaaaccgGAAAAACTTAAAGGTCGTCACTTTGTGTACGAACTCGTCGAGGACACCACCATAAAAAAGAAACCCAATCTGGAGGTGGTTCTCACCGCATTCGTTGAAGGTATCGGGTCCAAGGGTGATGTGGTTTCCCTAAAACCAAACGAAGCCTATAACAAACTGCTTCTCCCAGGCTTGGCAGTTTACAAAACTCCGGAAGCCATTGCCAAGTATGCCACTGAAAAGGACGTACAGGAGGAGCAACTTCACAGCTCCGCTCAGGCTGCTAGG ACCGTTAGCAAAATAGAGGAAACCATCCTGGCGGTGGTGATGAACAAAGATCAGCCGTGGGTGATCGAGCGGTGGCACATTAAGGTGGCATTACGCAAAGCCGGCATTTACGTGCCGGAAGACGCGATCACCCTGCCGGAAACCCCAATAACCGGACCCGATCTACTGAAGCAAAATAAAGAATTCATCTGCACGGTCACAGTAAACAACCTAGAGCAGGCCAGACTTCGCTGCCGGATCCATCACTGGAGTACGGATCCCAGTGAGCGGTTGCCGTACGTGTTTGAGCACTGGAAGAATCAGGCGGAGCCGCTTTTCGGGAATGATTCCGCTCCGCAGCCCAAAACTAGTCCGGCTTCTTAA
- the LOC129750475 gene encoding trafficking protein particle complex subunit 1 translates to MIYNLYIFDKFGTLLYYGEWNRLKQSGITKDEEAKLMYGMLFSLKSFVNKISPIDPKEGFLYYKTNKYALHYVEVSSGLKFVLNTDNTASGIKEFLLQLYSKIWVEYVVRNPLWTIGTPVTSELFKTKLDEFVTQSSLFGSKVV, encoded by the exons ATGATTTACAATCTGTATATTTTCGACAAATTTGGCACCCTTCTGTACTACGGTGAATGGAACCGGTTGAAGCAATCCGGAATCACCAAGGATGAA GAAGCAAAGCTGATGTACGGGATGCTGTTTTCGTTGAAATCTTTTGTTAACAAAATTTCCCCCATCGATCCGAAGGAGGGATTCCTTTACTACAAAACCAATAAGTACGCACTGCACTACGTGGAGGTATCCTCGGGGCTGAAGTTCGTGCTCAACACGGACAACACCGCTTCCGGCATAAAGGAGTTCCTGCTGCAGCTGTACAGTAAG ATTTGGGTGGAATACGTAGTCCGGAACCCGTTGTGGACAATTGGAACTCCTGTGACCTCCGAGCTGTTCAAAACAAAGTTGGACGAGTTTGTAACCCAATCGTCGCTCTTTGGATCAAAGGTAGtataa